In Rhodanobacter denitrificans, a single window of DNA contains:
- a CDS encoding dicarboxylate/amino acid:cation symporter, with protein sequence MSTSTPLAKRILWGLVIGVLAAVVTLGIGQLHPPTLALMQKVSGAVFDPFGQIFLRMLFFVVIPLVFTSLASGVAQLGRLDRLGPLAGRTFLLFFLNMGIAVAIGLAMMNTVQPGHHLDEQARIQLMQEYGGSAQQSIDRKAAQPGMSFGTLVEMFMPRNLLGAVAGPSRDALGDVLPLIVFAILVGAAATQLREKERKRVQVALDTITDLMTKIVGFALELAPYAVPAMIYSVIVKVGVDVLLALSVFVVGCAVALALHLFGTMSLWLRFLAGRSPPEYFRQIRPLLITAFSTSSSNACLPASLAVAHDELKLAPSTAGFVLPLGATMNMSGTALFEGCVVLFVAQAFGVELTLSHQAILMLLSVLSAVAVAGIPGGSLPMIAGLLATFGIPPEGIGIIIGVDRILDMMRTTVNVGSDIVTATVVDHQLRERLAAAP encoded by the coding sequence ATGAGCACATCGACTCCTCTCGCAAAACGCATCCTTTGGGGCCTGGTGATCGGCGTGCTGGCCGCCGTGGTCACGCTGGGCATCGGCCAACTGCACCCGCCCACGCTGGCACTGATGCAGAAGGTGTCCGGCGCGGTGTTCGACCCGTTCGGGCAGATCTTCCTGCGCATGCTGTTCTTCGTGGTGATCCCGCTGGTGTTCACCTCGCTGGCCTCCGGCGTGGCCCAGCTCGGCCGGCTGGACCGGCTCGGCCCGCTGGCTGGCCGGACCTTCCTGCTGTTCTTCCTCAATATGGGCATCGCCGTGGCGATCGGCTTGGCGATGATGAACACGGTGCAGCCGGGCCACCACCTGGACGAGCAGGCGCGCATCCAGCTGATGCAGGAATATGGCGGCAGCGCGCAGCAGTCGATCGACAGGAAGGCGGCCCAGCCCGGCATGAGTTTCGGCACGCTGGTGGAGATGTTCATGCCGCGCAACCTGCTCGGCGCGGTGGCCGGCCCCAGCCGCGACGCGCTGGGCGACGTGCTGCCGCTGATCGTGTTCGCGATCTTGGTCGGCGCGGCCGCCACCCAGTTGCGCGAGAAGGAGCGCAAGCGCGTGCAGGTCGCGCTGGATACCATCACCGACCTGATGACGAAGATCGTCGGCTTCGCGCTGGAACTGGCGCCGTACGCGGTGCCGGCGATGATCTACAGCGTGATCGTCAAGGTTGGCGTGGACGTGCTGCTGGCGCTTTCGGTGTTCGTGGTCGGTTGCGCCGTGGCGCTGGCGCTGCACCTGTTCGGCACCATGTCGCTGTGGCTGCGCTTCCTGGCCGGGCGCTCGCCACCGGAGTATTTCCGGCAGATCCGGCCGCTGCTGATCACCGCGTTCTCGACCAGCTCCAGCAACGCCTGCCTGCCCGCCTCGCTGGCGGTGGCGCACGACGAGCTGAAGCTGGCGCCTAGCACGGCCGGCTTCGTGCTGCCACTGGGCGCCACCATGAACATGAGCGGCACCGCGTTGTTCGAGGGCTGCGTGGTGCTGTTCGTGGCCCAGGCGTTCGGCGTGGAACTCACCCTGAGCCACCAGGCCATCCTGATGCTGCTGTCGGTGCTCAGCGCGGTGGCCGTGGCCGGCATCCCGGGCGGTTCGCTGCCGATGATCGCCGGCCTGCTGGCCACGTTCGGCATTCCGCCGGAGGGCATCGGCATCATCATCGGCGTCGATCGCATCCTCGACATGATGCGCACCACGGTGAACGTGGGCAGCGACATCGTCACCGCCACGGTGGTCGACCACCAACTGCGCGAGCGGCTCGCGGCCGCGCCGTAA